TACCTTATACTCTCTACCTTTTCTCTTTCGAGCTGCCCGAGTTCATATTCAAGATTTGTAACTGCAGCTCTTAACCATACGAGAGCGAAAACTCCGCATAGAAGGCACAGGACAAAACAAGATTTAAAAAGAAACCTTCCTGCGCTCTTCTTCGTCCTTTTTCTCATCTACAACCTCTCTGCCACCCTGAGTTTTGCACTCCTTGCCGATGGATTCCTTATAACTTCTTCTCTGCCTGGCACTATTGGTTTTTTAGTCACAATACTGAGAAGCCCCTGTGATGCCAGTTTCTTATAAGAGTTTTTGACAATTCTGTCTTCGAGAGAATGATAAGATATAATGCAAAATCTGCCACCCCTCGAAAGGATTTGCGTCCCTTCATCTATTCCCTCGGTCAATGCCTCAAGTTCTCTGTTAACCGCAATCCTCAAGGCCTGGAAACTCCTTGTAGCCGGGTGAATCCTTCCCCTTCTTTTTATAACCCTCTCAATTATCGAGGCCAGATCTCTGCATGTCCTTATCGGCATCGTCCTGCGGATATTGACAATAGCCCTCGCTATTTTTCTGGAGAACCTCTCCTCACCATACTGCCACAGAATTTTTGAAAGCTCAGACTCAGAATAAGTATTCACTATTTTCATGGCTGTGAGTTCCTGCTTTATGTCCATTCTCATGTCCAGGGGTTCGTCTTTCAAGAAACTGAAACCACGTCCAGGGGACTGTAACTGGAGCATGGAGAGTCCCAGGTCAAAAATGATGCCGTTTACTTCCTTATAGCCAAGTTCGGCAACCGCTGCCTTTATATTTGAAAAATTTTCTCTGAGGAGATGCACCCTGTAGTCCTTTAATCTCTCTCTTGCTATTTTTAGCGCCTCCTCATC
This genomic stretch from Nitrospirota bacterium harbors:
- the rsmH gene encoding 16S rRNA (cytosine(1402)-N(4))-methyltransferase RsmH — protein: MVALHVPVMLEEVLEALNLKDHGVYVDGTLGTAGHAEALLKRVPKSTLIGFDIDEEALKIARERLKDYRVHLLRENFSNIKAAVAELGYKEVNGIIFDLGLSMLQLQSPGRGFSFLKDEPLDMRMDIKQELTAMKIVNTYSESELSKILWQYGEERFSRKIARAIVNIRRTMPIRTCRDLASIIERVIKRRGRIHPATRSFQALRIAVNRELEALTEGIDEGTQILSRGGRFCIISYHSLEDRIVKNSYKKLASQGLLSIVTKKPIVPGREEVIRNPSARSAKLRVAERL